From the Porites lutea chromosome 5, jaPorLute2.1, whole genome shotgun sequence genome, the window agtccgtaatagcaggattttatttcagtcaaacgtctttaatttgtttttgccaGGTATTTAGCTACTGTCCATTTTATTGTGGTGTCCATCATAGCGTGGTGTCAACAAcgcaagagttgactgtatctgCCTAATGACACTGGACGTTTTTCCTTCTCCTACTACATGtatcaaaataaaacattaaaagtcCTACATAGTCTTTGATAACTGATTCTGAAAGGAAATGTTAGCACCTTGCAGGCCTGACTTAGTAAGGTAAATGACACCCTATGTCACTTATCTATGTAGTATTGgctggaaaaattaaaacacatttttcagAAAAGCAATACACCATCTGATtatcaaaatgaataaaaaaactaaataaaataagagTAGTGATGCTGGTATTATGCTAAAATGGCTCCAGATATGTTACGCTAAAATACAGACCTGTGTATATTAAGGTTAAATTggcttaaatttcattttgaaaaatgtttcagACTCATTACTGCACATTACCATACCCTAATCAAAAGTAAGTAAAAATCACACAAAGGATATATATGGaaccaaaacaattatttacaAGTACAAACTGATATTTTCTTAAATTCTGTCAAAAAACAGTGCAGCTTCCAGTGAATATCACACTAAAAAAACATGTGACTAACAAATTTCTGTGAGCTTTGTTCTAAAATGAATAAGACATACTTTTTGGCTTTTCTTCTCCCTCTTGTTTTAACCGCACGCACAATAAAGTAGATTACAACAAGTGCACTGATTCCAACAGCCTGCAAAGAACCATAAAAATAGTTAGTacactggacaaaactgttctgGATTGACATTTTaccatacaaaaataaaacaagccaaagaacctcaattttatatttttctcttttgaactTTATGGCATTACACACggggaaaaatgttttcatgtTGATCAAGCAAGGGGGACTTGTGTTACAGCATATCCAAACTTAGTAATGAAATCACAAAGGTATGCAAAATCAACGTCAAtattgtagttaattttttatccctggtaatttttattttcctttgtttcaacttcgtTAGCATaaattaccatacccaaaaacaaaagaaaaacaaaaattacctgagttaaaaaattaactacaacatcaATCCAGAACAGTTTTGTCTAGCGTACTATGTACTATAAGTGATAACATTCATGAGTGTATGTTGTTCTTATTCAGGTGGGCACACACATTCTTACAATAAGGAACTTACACAAACGTATTTTCTAGCAACTTGATGCCAATTAAAGATAaggccttttcccttttaatactCTGTATGTATCAACTCTAATTAATGCTAGCAAAATTCTTATTTCTAGTGAGAGTCTTTTCTcttacagagacaatttgctGGAGAATTTGGGAAAACTGCATGTACTACCCAAGAATGCTAGAAGTCTACGTCCAGTTAATGTGCATCACTCAAGAACCCCTTTGCCTAAGGTCTGGAAAAGAATTTTGGGAAGCAGGGATGGTGTAGTGGTGAGAGCAATTGCCTTCCGCCTTCTTCACACAGAAACGCTATGAAGTTGATTTTATCTGGGAGATTGGTGGCATGTTCAGGAGACACCTGCATAATCCGGGAGAGTTCACATAAAAGTGTCTACTTCAGTAACCCACTCAAGGTGGtggttgttttttaaaaaaaactagatGGAGAAACCACCCTTGAATGGATGCAAATCCTTTCCAAGACAAATGAAGAAAGACCCAGTTTTAATAAATTGGAATAAACAAGTAGCATTACATGTACTGTATAAGGTGACTGTGCTCTCTGTGGATGATTATAAAAATACTTTGTGACAAGaataagttttaaattttgatcaaCAGAGGTTAAAAGAAAGCTAGAGAAAGAGGGAAAGGGCCAGATATTTAAAACGGAGTTTAGTCCATGTTCAACAAAACCACATtcaaagccattttcagtttgcccagctaatgcttttatctaaacaccaaTGTTTAGGATGAATAATTGCATTAATGCATATAGGAATAGACTGGAAAGCACTTATTTCCTTAAATTAACCCAAGAAAAAACAGATCTATAGGCAGTGTTCTTGGCAATTGAGCTCTGTGGgcaatttgaaattttcactCCCTCACTTAACCCATTTTCCGCCAAAAGAAGATGGCTCAGACTTCAAAGCTGCCGGCACTTAATAAGAACCCACTGTGGAGatccaatgatttcttaaaccaTGGCCGaagttagactttgtttaaataagaGACCCAAAGGGTTTTGTTAATTCACTTACCACATACAATGATCTTTGCAACAGACCATGTGTGTCTGGCTGTTTCACAGATTCTACACTCTCAGAGGTTGGTGTAGATGATGTAACTGTTTCATTAAAAGATTCATTGCCGCTGGGTTTGTTTGTGGTTGGTGGTTGGGTTGGTGTCATTGTAGCATTTACTTTGCTAGTTGGTTGAGTGACATTTTGGTCAGATGCTGCACCTGCATAAGGAAGAATATGCATGTGTAACGTCCAAAACAACTATGCAAAGTTCTCATATTTCCAA encodes:
- the LOC140937212 gene encoding uncharacterized protein; its protein translation is MDTCVKRVAILMVFTSVVLFQGAASDQNVTQPTSKVNATMTPTQPPTTNKPSGNESFNETVTSSTPTSESVESVKQPDTHGLLQRSLYVAVGISALVVIYFIVRAVKTRGRRKAKKYGVIHGTGSAELQPLDKATEEEEEEEDMTLFDRKDTKWPR